The following coding sequences lie in one Silene latifolia isolate original U9 population chromosome 5, ASM4854445v1, whole genome shotgun sequence genomic window:
- the LOC141654946 gene encoding uncharacterized protein LOC141654946 → MPETPATSYTSVYKDPLHLTTVDQSLIQLIPHVFDGKSFLHWSRNIRIALITKNKLGFINGGYPQPAEDHDNYCDWIRTDYLLRKDAHQITQGTSSVADYYARLRSIWEDMRSLDPLPECSCGVLVKCPCQILKKIVERENIHHVLDFLMGLDKKYEHTRSQILAMEPLPKRSGGDDGVALALLGLHDQCVPSNVWMRDAKKPKVDRSKFFCDHCEKVGHTIDYCWTYKQWLKAHPELAKEIAKEKAKAKMLRSHYSGKSKKLAFVDQRLIANFTSINVMFRILPLKRSCVRDGRPMAYINLEFANNISISSIVCNSGFSFSAATVLDDVALLHARLGHSSLSTLKHVIPGSILNKTNSSLHCDTCLLAKHHKMPFPISQTVTSAVFDLVHIDLWGPYRVKTLTGASYFLTIVDDFSRVTWTMLLKSKVDVCQTLLNFFAYVNTQFHKQIKVIRSDNGTENGTVERKHRHLLETARALRFQSHLPKRFWGDMILAATHLINLMPTVVLGWMTPFEVLFKTSPDYSHLEGNWSCLCYAAQKVGDKFEPRASRCVFLGYPFAQKGYRLYDLDKKKVILSRDVLFQEKLFLFDPKFNFDTTLRDSANPDFPKYYNNNAQHFSEALHSDISETADNGTQNFVQDSSPIMTSNTNTGDTTQDLNIIPNNTNVSNNIPDVSHSAPEPSRKSGRSRQLSSTLRGFD, encoded by the exons ATGCCAGAAACTCCAGCAACTTCGTATACATCAGTATACAAGGATCCTCTTCATCTCACTACTGTTGATCAATCGTTGATTCAGTTGATTCCTCATGTTTTCGATGGAAAATCGTTCTTACACTGGTCTCGGAACATTCGCATTGCGTTGATCACCAAAAACAAGCTCGGTTTCATCAATGGCGGTTATCCGCAACCTGCTGAAGATCATGACAATTATTGCGATTGGATTCGCACGGATTATCTT CTTCGTAAGGATGCTCATCAAATTACTCAAGGTACTTCATCTGTTGCTGATTATTATGCTCGATTGCGTTCAATTTGGGAGGATATGAGGTCCCTAGATCCTTTGCCTGAGTGTAGCTGTGGTGTTCTTGTGAAATGTCCTTGTCAAATTCTGAAGAAGATTGTAGAAAGAGAGAACATTCATCATGTTCTTGATTTTCTCATGGGCTTAGACAAGAAATATGAGCATACTCGTTCTCAAATTCTTGCAATGGAGCCTTTACCTAAG AGATCGGGTGGTGATGATGGAGTTGCACTTGCGCTTCTCGGACTCCATGATCAGTGTGTTCCTTCTAATGTTTGGATGCGTGATGCAAAGAAGCCTAAAGTTGATCGTTCAAAATTCTTCTGTGATCACTGTGAGAAAGTAGGTCATACTATTGACTATTGTTGGACATACAAGCAATGGCTTAAAGCTCATCCTGAGCTTGCAAAGGAGATTGCAAAGGAGAAGGCCAAAGCTAAGATGCTGCGCAGCCACTATTCAGGGAAGTCAAAGAAACTT GCTTTTGTCGATCAAAGACTAATAGCTAACTTCACTTCAATCAATGTCATGTTCAGGATCCTTCCACTAAAAAGATCTTGTGTTCGGGATGGAAGACCGATGGCATATATCAATTTAGAGTTTGCTAATAACATCAGTATCTCGTCGATTGTTTGTAATTCTGGTTTTTCCTTTTCTGCTGCTACTGTTCTTGATGATGTAGCTTTGTTACATGCACGTTTGGGTCATTCTTCCCTTAGTACCTTGAAGCATGTAATACCAGGATCAATACTAAATAAAACAAACAGTTCTTTGCATTGTGATACATGTTTACTTGCCAAGCACCATAAAATGCCATTTCCTATTAGTCAAACAGTCACTTCTGCTGTGTTTGATTTGGTTCATATTGATTTGTGGGGACCATATAGAGTAAAAACTCTGACTGGTGCTTCATATTTTCTTACCATTGTTGATGATTTTAGTAGAGTAACTTGGACTATGTTGCTTAAATCTAAAGTTGATGTTTGTCAAACATTGCTAAATTTCTTTGCCTATGTTAATACCCAATTTCATAAACAAATTAAAGTCATTAGAAGTGACAATGGCACTGAG AATGGGACTGTTGAGAGAAAGCACAGGCACTTATTGGAGACTGCAAGAGCTCTCAGGTTCCAAAGTCACTTACCTAAGAGGTTCTGGGGTGATATGATTCTAGCTGCCACCCATTTGATAAATTTAATGCCTACTGTGGTTCTTGGTTGGATGACTCCATTTGAGGTCTTATTCAAGACTTCTCCCGATTATAGTCATCTCGAGGGTAATTGGTCATGTCTATGTTATGCAGCACAGAAAGTAGGGGATAAGTTTGAACCAAGGGCATCCAGATGTGTGTTCCTTGGTTATCCTTTTGCTCAAAAAGGTTACAGATTATAtgatttggacaaaaagaaagtaATTCTTAGCAGAGATGTTCTCTTTCAGGAGAAACTTTTTCTATTTGATCCAAAATTCAACTTTGATACAACTTTGAGGGATAGTGCAAATCCAGATTTTCCAAAATATTATAACAATAATGCACAACATTTCTCAGAGGCATTGCATTCTGATATCTCTGAGACTGCTGATAATGGCACACAAAATTTTGTACAAGATAGCTCTCCAATTATGACATCAAATACTAATACTGGTGACACTACACAAGACCTCAATATTATTCCAAATAATACAAATGTATCAAATAATATCCCTGATGTCTCTCATTCTGCTCCTGAACCATCTAGGAAATCAGGAAGGTCAAGGCAATTGTCATCCACACTCCGTGGCTTTGACTAA